The following coding sequences lie in one Cygnus olor isolate bCygOlo1 chromosome 8, bCygOlo1.pri.v2, whole genome shotgun sequence genomic window:
- the DMRTA2 gene encoding LOW QUALITY PROTEIN: doublesex- and mab-3-related transcription factor A2 (The sequence of the model RefSeq protein was modified relative to this genomic sequence to represent the inferred CDS: inserted 2 bases in 1 codon): protein MELRSELPSVPAAAXPPVPPSSVAAAAAAAAATLPVSVAGSLLRAPPLLLRAAEKYPRTPKCARCRNHGVVSALKGHKRYCRWKDCMCAKCTLIAERQRVMAAQVALRRQQAQEENEARELQLLYGTAEGLALAAANGIIPPRPAYEVFGSVCAGAGGEGGAGASDAKVQKFELFPKTLLPSRAVTPQQAAGKPLSPDGESAPGTSSPEARHGSGSENGDGESFLSSPVSKGPKEGEESPGSISPLGSDSGSEADKDEQDPSPSAGGRQRTPIDILTRVFPAHKRSVLELVLQGCGGDVVQAIEQILNNRGPDKGPEEGWAREGALQGLPPAPAAAAHHHRPLIAGAMAPAIGTLGSRSAFSPLQPNATHFGAEASAYPLGTHLGLNPLRLAYSAHSRGLAFMTPYSTAGLMPTLGFRPPVDYAFSDLMRDRSAVHKEQVYSGSLYGPMVNNTPEKQ, encoded by the exons ATGGAGCTGCGCTCGGAGCTGCCCAGCGTgcccgccgcggc ccccccggtgccccccagcTCGGtggctgcggcggcggcggccgcggcggcgACGCTGCCGGTGAGCGTGGCCGGGAGCCTGCTGCGGGCtccgccgctgctgctgcgggcGGCCGAGAAGTACCCGCGGACGCCCAAGTGCGCCCGGTGCCGCAACCACGGCGTGGTGTCGGCGCTGAAGGGCCACAAGCGGTACTGCCGCTGGAAGGACTGCATGTGCGCCAAGTGCACCCTGATCGCCGAGCGGCAGCGCGTCATGGCCGCCCAGGTGGCGCTGCGCCGCCAGCAGGCGCAGGAGGAGAACGAGGCCCgcgagctgcagctgctctacGGCACCGCCGAGGGGCTGGCCCTGGCGGCCGCCAACGGCATCATCCCGCCCCGGCCCGCGTACGAGGTCTTCGGCTCCGTCTgcgccggggccggcggcgagGGAGGCGCCGGCGCCTCAG ACGCCAAGGTGCAGAAGTTCGAGCTGTTCCCCAAGACGCTGCTGCCGAGCCGCGCCGTGACCCCGCAGCAGGCGGCCGGGAAGCCCCTGTCCCCCGACGGCGAGTCCGCGCCCGGCACCTCCTCCCCGGAGGCTCGCCACGGCTCGGGCTCGGAGAACGGGGACGGCGAGTCCTTCCTCAGCTCGCCCGTCTCCAAGGGCCCGAAGGAGGGCGAGGAGAGCCCGGGCTCCATCAGCCCGCTGGGCTCGGACTCGGGCTCGGAGGCGGACAAGGACGAGCAGGACCCGTCGCCCTCGGCCGGCGGCCGGCAGCGGACTCCCATCGACATCCTGACGCGCGTCTTCCCGGCGCACAAGCGCAGCgtgctggagctggtgctgcagggttGTGGCGGCGACGTGGTGCAGGCCATCGAGCAGATCCTCAACAACCGCGGCCCGGACAAGGGCCCCGAGGAGGGCTGGGCTCGGGAAGGCGCCCTGCAGGgcctcccgcccgccccggcTGCCGCCGCCCACCACCACCGGCCCTTGATAGCCGGAGCCATGGCCCCCGCCATCGGCACTCTGGGCAGCCGCTCGGCCTTCTCCCCGCTGCAGCCCAACGCCACGCACTTCGGGGCCGAGGCCAGTGCCTACCCGCTGGGCACCCACCTGGGACTCAACCCGCTGCGCCTCGCCTACTCGGCGCACAGCCGGGGACTGGCCTTCATGACCCCCTACTCGACGGCCGGGCTCATGCCCACGCTCGGCTTTCGGCCGCCCGTGGACTATGCCTTCAGCGACCTCATGCGAGACCGCTCTGCCGTGCACAAGGAGCAGGTCTACTCCGGCAGCCTCTACGGGCCCATGGTCAACAACACCCCTGAGAAGCAATAG